Proteins encoded in a region of the Treponema sp. J25 genome:
- the araD gene encoding L-ribulose-5-phosphate 4-epimerase AraD, whose protein sequence is MDTYKTLREAAYEANLEIPRRNLAIYTWGNVSAFDAQKAVFAIKPSGVAYENLRPEDMVVVDLEGKVVEGKLNPSSDTKTHMVLYRAFPQLGGITHTHSPYAVAWAQARRSVPIFGTTHADHGCREIPCTPLLSPEAVQRDYELETGHLIVSTLKQLELAVDDTTMILVAGHGPFTWGKTAAQSVYHGAVLEEICKMAILTLTIKPIAEPLPEYIVKKHWERKHGPGAYYGQKK, encoded by the coding sequence ATGGACACCTATAAAACCTTACGAGAAGCAGCTTATGAGGCGAACCTGGAAATACCACGGCGGAACTTGGCCATTTACACCTGGGGCAATGTATCCGCCTTTGATGCTCAAAAAGCGGTCTTTGCTATCAAACCTTCAGGGGTGGCCTACGAAAACCTACGGCCCGAAGATATGGTGGTGGTAGATCTCGAAGGGAAGGTCGTGGAAGGGAAACTTAACCCATCGTCGGATACTAAAACCCACATGGTACTCTACCGGGCCTTTCCCCAACTGGGAGGTATTACCCACACCCACTCGCCCTATGCCGTAGCCTGGGCCCAGGCACGCCGATCCGTTCCTATTTTCGGCACCACCCACGCAGATCACGGGTGCCGGGAAATTCCCTGTACCCCCCTCTTAAGTCCCGAGGCGGTGCAGCGGGACTATGAACTCGAAACGGGGCATCTCATCGTTAGTACCCTAAAACAGCTAGAACTCGCGGTGGATGATACCACCATGATCCTTGTGGCAGGTCACGGACCTTTTACCTGGGGGAAAACCGCCGCCCAATCTGTCTATCATGGAGCAGTGTTGGAAGAAATTTGCAAGATGGCCATCCTTACCCTTACCATCAAGCCCATTGCCGAGCCCTTACCAGAATACATAGTAAAAAAACACTGGGAACGGAAGCATGGCCCCGGGGCATATTACGGGCAAAAGAAATGA
- a CDS encoding immunity protein Tsi6 family protein, whose translation MIDSLNQKSLVSDNHQHIGLSRLVIDQWPLGHKLGTEISNLEEEYMALYNFEELTQLVREALNMTNERLRKSPEWQTLQVIQKQLIAIEEDLKNQGASKDELKKRINIGLISVREFEADDPDFTDLLQKIDYRYKKL comes from the coding sequence ATGATTGATTCTCTTAATCAAAAATCGCTGGTTTCAGATAATCATCAACATATCGGTCTTAGCCGATTGGTTATCGATCAGTGGCCTCTGGGTCATAAACTTGGCACAGAGATTTCAAATCTTGAGGAGGAATATATGGCGTTATACAATTTCGAAGAGTTAACTCAATTAGTAAGAGAAGCCCTCAATATGACAAACGAAAGGTTAAGAAAATCGCCAGAATGGCAAACCTTACAGGTCATTCAGAAACAATTGATTGCCATAGAAGAGGATCTTAAAAATCAGGGGGCATCAAAAGACGAGCTTAAAAAACGTATCAACATAGGACTCATTTCGGTGCGGGAATTTGAAGCTGACGACCCTGACTTTACCGATCTTCTACAGAAAATAGATTATCGTTACAAAAAACTGTAG
- a CDS encoding FGGY-family carbohydrate kinase has product MAPSGLSKEEQGALIANGKGIVGIEFGSTRIKATLIAPDGTPLASGSYEWENKLVQGIWTYDEEEIWKGLASCYQSLAQQVQRLYGITLQRLAALGFSGMMHGYMVFDREGKLLVPFRTWRNNITGEASKKLTELFRFNIPQRWSIAHLYQSMLEKQEHLPRITYMTTLAGYVHWKLTGEKVVGVGEASGIFPIDPATGTYDKAMVAQFDALVEGQKLPWRLLDILPRPLPAGTPAGTLSAEGARLLDPSGNLKGGIPLCPPEGDAGTGMVATNSIRANTGNVSAGTSVFAMIVLDRSLSQPHEELDIVVTPDGKPVGMAHSNNGSSELDDWIGLFHEVAQTVRGPCPIDTLYETIPALAVTANATTDGLLHIGYHSGEHLTGFTEGRPLFARTSEAPLALPNFVRSILFSSLCALRIGLDVLYQEGIRVKELRGHGGFFKRGITGQKIMAAATGIPVSTPATAGEGGAWGMALLAAYAIRENKQQSLEDFLDERIASSISSPVPPDPRDTEEFRQYLERYKRGLAIEREAIRALA; this is encoded by the coding sequence ATGGCCCCCAGTGGTCTTTCAAAAGAGGAACAGGGAGCCCTTATTGCGAACGGAAAGGGTATTGTCGGTATTGAATTTGGTTCTACCCGTATCAAGGCCACCCTCATTGCCCCCGATGGGACGCCGCTGGCGTCGGGATCCTACGAGTGGGAAAACAAGCTTGTCCAGGGTATCTGGACCTACGACGAAGAAGAGATCTGGAAGGGTTTGGCGAGCTGTTATCAGTCCCTGGCTCAACAGGTACAGCGTCTCTATGGTATTACCCTGCAGCGTCTTGCCGCCCTCGGCTTTAGTGGCATGATGCACGGCTACATGGTGTTCGACCGGGAAGGGAAACTCCTTGTTCCCTTCCGCACCTGGCGTAACAACATCACCGGAGAAGCAAGCAAGAAACTTACGGAATTGTTCAGGTTCAATATCCCCCAACGATGGAGTATCGCCCACCTGTATCAATCGATGCTGGAAAAACAGGAACATCTTCCCAGGATTACCTACATGACGACCCTGGCAGGGTATGTGCACTGGAAACTCACGGGCGAAAAGGTAGTAGGCGTAGGGGAAGCCTCGGGGATATTTCCTATCGATCCTGCTACGGGAACCTACGATAAGGCTATGGTGGCCCAATTCGATGCCCTTGTAGAAGGTCAAAAACTCCCCTGGCGGCTCCTGGATATCCTTCCCCGGCCCCTTCCGGCGGGAACCCCTGCAGGAACCCTCAGCGCCGAAGGGGCGCGGCTCCTGGATCCCTCGGGGAACCTGAAGGGAGGCATCCCCCTCTGTCCCCCCGAAGGAGATGCGGGAACCGGCATGGTGGCTACCAACAGCATCCGGGCCAACACGGGGAATGTCTCCGCCGGGACGAGTGTCTTTGCGATGATTGTTCTGGATCGATCCCTCTCCCAGCCCCATGAAGAGTTAGACATCGTGGTTACCCCCGATGGCAAGCCCGTCGGCATGGCCCACTCTAACAATGGGTCCAGTGAGCTGGATGATTGGATTGGACTCTTCCATGAGGTGGCCCAGACGGTACGGGGGCCCTGCCCCATCGATACCCTGTACGAAACAATTCCGGCTCTGGCGGTTACCGCGAATGCGACTACCGATGGGCTACTCCACATTGGATACCATTCGGGGGAACACCTTACGGGCTTTACCGAAGGACGGCCCCTCTTTGCCCGAACATCAGAGGCGCCCCTGGCTCTGCCGAATTTTGTACGCTCCATCCTCTTTAGTTCCCTTTGTGCATTACGGATAGGCTTAGATGTACTGTACCAGGAGGGAATTCGGGTAAAAGAACTCCGGGGCCATGGGGGATTTTTCAAGCGGGGCATCACGGGCCAGAAAATAATGGCCGCCGCCACGGGAATTCCCGTGAGCACCCCCGCCACCGCCGGTGAAGGAGGTGCCTGGGGCATGGCCCTGTTAGCGGCCTACGCCATTCGGGAAAACAAACAGCAAAGCCTCGAAGATTTCCTGGATGAACGGATCGCTAGCAGCATCAGCAGTCCCGTGCCGCCGGACCCCCGGGATACGGAAGAGTTCCGGCAGTACCTGGAACGATACAAACGGGGTCTTGCCATCGAACGGGAGGCAATCCGGGCTCTGGCATAG
- the araA gene encoding L-arabinose isomerase — MINLKDFEFWFVVGSQDLYGEATLKQVAEHAKIMAEGFSRDPQFPGTIVLKPTVLTPAGIREVFEAANANPRCAGIITWMHTFSPSKMWIGGLSINKKPVLHLHTQFNRDIPWANIDMDFMNLNQSAHGDREHGFIHARMRLPRKIVVGHWEDPEVRRRMAVWMRAACAWADGQRSTVVRWGDNMREVAVTEGDKVEAQIQFGWQVNGWGIGDLAQAYTDVSAGDIQKQLKVYEAQYELAPEIQKDPTARKALEEQARIEVAMKRFLEERRAGAFTTTFQDLHGLPQLPGLAVQHLMAEGYGFGAEGDWKTAMLVRAMKVMATGLTGGTSFMEDYTYHLEPGKEAILGAHMLEVCPSIAAQKPRIEVHPLSIGGKADPARLVFDGAPGKAICATLVDLGDRFRMIVNDVESIPITNPMPRLPVARVLWRPLPNFRDGAESWILAGGAHHSGYSTALSVEYLRDWAEIAGIELVHIGAHTDPVRLRDELRWGEAYWSYR, encoded by the coding sequence ATGATCAACCTTAAAGATTTTGAATTCTGGTTTGTTGTGGGAAGCCAGGACCTGTATGGCGAAGCTACCCTGAAACAGGTAGCGGAACATGCCAAGATCATGGCTGAGGGTTTTTCCCGGGATCCCCAATTCCCGGGGACCATCGTTTTAAAACCAACGGTCCTTACCCCGGCGGGCATCCGGGAAGTTTTTGAAGCGGCCAATGCCAACCCCCGTTGTGCGGGGATTATCACCTGGATGCACACCTTCTCCCCCTCCAAAATGTGGATTGGGGGCCTTTCGATCAACAAAAAACCGGTGCTCCACCTGCACACCCAGTTTAACCGCGATATCCCGTGGGCAAACATCGATATGGACTTTATGAATCTGAACCAGTCAGCCCACGGCGATCGGGAACATGGCTTTATCCATGCCCGGATGCGGCTTCCTCGTAAAATAGTGGTAGGCCACTGGGAAGATCCGGAGGTGCGGCGACGCATGGCCGTGTGGATGCGGGCCGCCTGTGCCTGGGCCGATGGGCAGCGTTCCACCGTGGTCCGCTGGGGAGATAACATGCGGGAAGTGGCGGTCACCGAAGGGGATAAGGTAGAAGCCCAGATTCAGTTTGGCTGGCAGGTAAATGGCTGGGGTATCGGGGACCTGGCCCAGGCCTATACGGATGTTTCTGCAGGGGATATACAAAAGCAACTGAAAGTCTATGAGGCCCAGTATGAACTGGCCCCGGAGATCCAAAAGGATCCGACGGCCCGCAAGGCCCTGGAAGAACAGGCCCGCATCGAAGTGGCCATGAAGCGGTTCCTGGAAGAACGGCGAGCCGGGGCCTTTACCACCACCTTCCAGGATCTCCACGGGCTTCCCCAATTGCCCGGCCTGGCGGTGCAGCACCTCATGGCAGAGGGCTACGGCTTTGGGGCCGAGGGAGACTGGAAAACGGCCATGCTCGTCCGGGCAATGAAAGTGATGGCCACGGGGCTAACGGGTGGAACCTCATTCATGGAAGACTACACCTATCATCTTGAACCGGGTAAGGAGGCAATCCTCGGAGCCCACATGCTCGAAGTGTGTCCTTCCATTGCAGCCCAGAAACCCCGGATCGAAGTACATCCCTTAAGCATCGGCGGTAAAGCAGACCCTGCCCGCCTTGTATTCGATGGGGCACCGGGCAAAGCTATCTGTGCCACGCTGGTCGATCTCGGAGACCGGTTCCGCATGATCGTCAACGATGTAGAATCGATCCCCATAACGAATCCCATGCCCCGTCTTCCGGTGGCGCGGGTACTCTGGCGACCCCTCCCCAACTTCCGGGATGGGGCTGAAAGCTGGATCCTCGCCGGCGGGGCCCACCACTCCGGATATTCCACCGCCCTTTCGGTAGAATACCTGCGAGATTGGGCAGAAATTGCGGGCATAGAACTGGTGCACATCGGCGCCCACACCGATCCGGTACGGCTCCGGGACGAACTGCGCTGGGGCGAAGCCTATTGGTCGTATCGGTAA
- a CDS encoding LacI family DNA-binding transcriptional regulator, with translation MKKTSPITVKEIARLAGVSIGTVDRVIHGRGRVSPETKERIEQIIAHSGFSPNPIARSLKRKEPYHFVALLPEKSQDSGYWGQLAQGIQTASEEIAVLGIQTTIVEYDRYEVGSFREATQKVVSLHPDGLVLAPILPEESRRFIGSIQEEVPTVYIDADLPGTTPLCAIHQNAFRGGELAGRLALLFSKKSPEETRWGLLVPHAEDYHIQQRRNGFLHFASSVRMPVVLKEQVLLEKPEEAQAVLEELAQCHPPIDGIFVTSASAHRIAEAVLRAQQKDRLTIIGYDLVPRNHELLLQGAIDAIISQRPETQGRRGLLELYRHVVLGQRIHHHHDIPIDLFLKENAPPLVERGERIEAKLNKEQCYDQP, from the coding sequence ATGAAGAAAACGAGCCCCATCACCGTAAAAGAAATTGCCCGCCTTGCGGGGGTTTCCATTGGAACCGTAGACCGGGTGATCCACGGCCGGGGACGGGTATCTCCGGAAACCAAAGAACGGATCGAACAGATCATCGCCCATTCGGGATTTTCCCCCAACCCCATTGCCCGCAGCCTTAAACGGAAAGAGCCCTACCACTTTGTGGCCCTGCTCCCTGAAAAAAGCCAGGACTCGGGCTATTGGGGACAGCTTGCCCAGGGGATTCAAACTGCCTCGGAAGAAATTGCGGTGCTGGGAATTCAGACAACCATTGTAGAGTATGATCGATACGAGGTCGGGTCATTCCGGGAGGCCACCCAAAAAGTTGTCAGCCTTCATCCAGACGGGCTCGTGTTGGCGCCTATACTTCCCGAAGAAAGCCGCCGTTTTATTGGTTCGATCCAGGAGGAAGTCCCCACGGTATATATCGATGCGGACTTACCGGGTACCACGCCCCTCTGCGCCATCCATCAAAACGCCTTTCGGGGCGGAGAACTGGCCGGCCGTCTTGCCCTGCTTTTTTCAAAGAAAAGCCCCGAAGAAACCCGCTGGGGCCTCCTCGTGCCCCATGCAGAGGACTACCACATTCAACAACGGCGTAACGGGTTTTTACATTTTGCCTCATCGGTGCGGATGCCGGTGGTACTCAAAGAACAGGTGCTGTTAGAAAAACCAGAGGAAGCCCAGGCAGTGCTGGAGGAACTGGCCCAATGTCACCCCCCTATCGATGGTATTTTTGTAACCAGCGCCTCGGCCCACCGGATTGCCGAGGCGGTTCTAAGGGCCCAACAAAAAGATCGGCTTACCATCATTGGCTACGACCTGGTACCCCGCAACCACGAGTTACTTCTCCAGGGTGCAATTGACGCCATCATCTCCCAGCGACCGGAAACTCAGGGACGCCGGGGACTCCTGGAACTGTATCGGCATGTGGTACTGGGCCAGCGGATCCATCATCATCATGATATTCCCATCGATTTATTCCTTAAAGAAAATGCCCCTCCCCTTGTAGAAAGGGGAGAAAGGATAGAAGCAAAACTGAATAAGGAGCAGTGTTATGATCAACCTTAA